Proteins encoded within one genomic window of Bombina bombina isolate aBomBom1 chromosome 1, aBomBom1.pri, whole genome shotgun sequence:
- the LOC128639456 gene encoding transcription factor Sox-3, whose protein sequence is MYSMLDTDLKSPVQPQNASNGGSVTPGGKSNASTPDQDRVKRPMNAFMVWSRGQRRKMAQENPKMHNSEISKRLGADWKLLSDAEKRPFIDEAKRLRAVHMKDYPDYKYRPRRKTKTLLKKDKYSLPGNLLAPGVSPVGSTVGVGQRIDTYAHMNGWTNGAYSLMQDQLGYSQHPGMNSPQIQQMHRYDMTGLQYSPMMSSAQTYMNAASTYSMSPVYNQQTSTAMSLGSMGSVVKSEPSSPPPAITSHTQRACLGDLRDMISMYLPPGGDANDPSSLQSSRLHSVHQHYQSAGTGVNGTVPLTHI, encoded by the coding sequence ATGTATAGCATGTTGGACACCGATCTCAAAAGCCCCGTGCAGCCCCAAAATGCTTCCAACGGGGGCAGCGTTACTCCGGGGGGCAAAAGCAACGCGTCTACTCCAGACCAGGACCGGGTCAAGCGTCCCATGAACGCCTTCATGGTATGGTCCAGGGGACAGAGGCGGAAGATGGCCCAGGAGAACCCCAAGATGCACAACTCTGAGATCAGCAAGCGGCTGGGGGCGGACTGGAAGCTCCTCAGCGATGCAGAGAAGAGACCGTTCATAGACGAGGCCAAGAGGCTGCGGGCTGTGCACATGAAGGACTACCCGGATTACAAGTACAGACCCAGGAGGAAGACCAAGACGCTCCTGAAGAAAGACAAGTACTCCTTGCCCGGAAACCTGTTGGCTCCCGGGGTCAGCCCGGTGGGCAGCACTGTGGGAGTTGGACAGAGGATTGATACTTATGCCCACATGAATGGCTGGACTAATGGGGCTTACTCCCTGATGCAGGACCAGCTGGGTTACTCCCAACACCCAGGTATGAACAGCCCCCAGATCCAGCAGATGCACAGGTATGACATGACCGGCCTGCAGTACAGCCCCATGATGTCTTCTGCCCAGACCTACATGAATGCAGCCTCCACCTACAGCATGTCACCTGTCTACAACCAGCAGACCTCCACAGCCATGAGCCTGGGATCCATGGGGTCAGTGGTGAAATCTGAGCCCAGCTCACCCCCTCCAGCCATTACCTCCCACACTCAGAGAGCCTGTCTGGGAGACCTGAGAGATATGATCAGCATGTACCTGCCTCCAGGTGGGGATGCCAATGACCCATCCTCCCTCCAGAGCAGCAGGTTGCACAGCGTCCACCAACATTACCAAAGTGCTGGGACTGGAGTAAATGGCACTGTACCCCTGACTCATATCTGA